A DNA window from Deltaproteobacteria bacterium contains the following coding sequences:
- a CDS encoding chloride channel protein, which produces MANLMKGFRIGYIWRWITLGALIGVVSGFGAIVFNYLLHLCFNLFMGELVGYTPPASPATLVEFLRTIPFQRGMFFIVPAVGGLISGMLVFSIAPEAEGHGTDAMIEAIHRKRGIIRKRVPLVKLVASAITIGSGGSAGKEGPIAQIGSGFGSYLASVLRLSERDRRIMVLAGAAGGLGAIFKAPLGSALFAVEVLYKEPEFEYDGILPCILASIVGYSVFVSYSGVETLFHTPTVQFSNPMELLFYAAFGVACAVVGIIYVQFFYGVRDRFFRKIPIDNRFKPAIGGLLLGALGFCFPQVLGGGYEWIQLTIDGHMATRMLLILAFGKILATGFTISSGGSGGVFAPSLFIGAMLGGAFGQFFAKLFPHIITNPSALVLVGMGGFFAGVAKVPIASLIMVAEMTGSYTLLVPMMLVSTLTYLLTGRSSLYENQVMTRLDSPAHIGDFAVDILEHVSVRRAMAKSQKPDFIPETMPFRDMVRLIADSTNSYFPVVNDKGEMTGILSLTDIRGVAFEDVLSDLVIAKDIATENVVTITPADNLSTAIKKLTSANVSQIPVVSPDNPRKVLAMLSRHDIIMAYYREMERLHR; this is translated from the coding sequence ATGGCAAACCTCATGAAAGGATTCAGAATCGGCTACATCTGGCGATGGATCACTCTGGGGGCCTTGATCGGAGTCGTTTCGGGGTTCGGCGCAATCGTCTTCAACTACCTTCTCCACCTCTGTTTCAACCTCTTCATGGGAGAGCTGGTCGGGTACACACCCCCTGCATCACCTGCGACGCTCGTTGAGTTTCTCCGGACAATCCCTTTCCAGCGGGGGATGTTCTTCATCGTTCCCGCGGTGGGAGGCCTCATCTCGGGTATGCTGGTCTTCTCAATAGCGCCCGAAGCCGAGGGACACGGAACCGACGCCATGATAGAGGCGATCCACCGCAAGAGGGGAATCATCCGGAAAAGGGTTCCCCTGGTAAAGCTCGTGGCCTCGGCCATCACCATCGGCTCGGGCGGATCCGCCGGCAAGGAGGGGCCCATCGCCCAGATAGGATCCGGTTTCGGGTCTTATCTGGCATCGGTTCTCCGCCTCTCGGAAAGGGACAGGAGAATCATGGTCCTCGCAGGAGCCGCCGGTGGTCTCGGGGCGATCTTCAAGGCCCCTCTCGGCTCCGCTCTCTTTGCAGTGGAGGTTCTCTATAAAGAGCCGGAATTCGAATACGACGGCATCCTTCCGTGCATTCTCGCTTCCATTGTGGGATACTCGGTATTCGTCTCCTATTCGGGGGTTGAAACCCTCTTCCACACCCCGACGGTCCAGTTTTCAAACCCCATGGAGCTCCTCTTTTACGCCGCCTTCGGCGTCGCCTGTGCCGTGGTCGGGATCATCTACGTCCAGTTCTTCTATGGTGTGAGAGACCGGTTCTTCAGAAAGATCCCCATCGACAACCGCTTCAAGCCGGCCATCGGAGGTCTCCTGCTCGGGGCTCTCGGGTTCTGCTTCCCCCAGGTCCTGGGCGGAGGGTACGAGTGGATTCAGCTCACCATCGACGGTCACATGGCCACCCGGATGCTCTTGATTCTCGCCTTCGGAAAGATCCTGGCCACCGGCTTCACCATCAGCTCCGGGGGAAGCGGCGGCGTGTTCGCTCCCTCTTTGTTCATCGGAGCCATGCTAGGAGGAGCCTTCGGCCAGTTTTTCGCAAAGCTCTTCCCCCACATCATTACCAACCCGTCGGCCCTCGTTCTGGTGGGGATGGGAGGTTTTTTCGCCGGCGTCGCCAAGGTTCCCATAGCCTCCCTGATCATGGTCGCCGAGATGACCGGAAGCTATACCCTCCTCGTACCGATGATGCTCGTTTCGACCCTGACCTATCTCCTTACCGGCCGATCGTCCCTCTACGAGAACCAGGTCATGACCCGCCTCGACTCTCCGGCACACATCGGAGATTTCGCAGTCGACATTCTCGAACACGTTTCCGTCAGGAGGGCCATGGCAAAGTCCCAGAAGCCGGACTTCATCCCAGAGACCATGCCCTTCAGGGATATGGTTCGGCTCATCGCAGATTCCACGAACTCCTATTTCCCTGTGGTCAACGACAAGGGAGAGATGACCGGGATCCTCTCACTTACGGACATCCGGGGGGTGGCCTTTGAGGACGTGCTGTCGGACCTGGTCATCGCCAAGGATATCGCCACGGAGAACGTGGTCACCATCACACCCGCGGATAACCTGAGTACGGCCATCAAGAAGCTAACG